From Diaminobutyricibacter sp. McL0608, one genomic window encodes:
- a CDS encoding SDR family oxidoreductase, translated as MTLVIGASGTLGRILVPELLARGEQVRVLTRDRSRIAEDRVEVVVGDVRDIAAVEEAMRGCEVVVLAAHGFVGPRGISPETIDRDANIAAIGRAAAAGVRHIVLVSAYGAGPQHPMSLHRAKFAAERALSASAVSWTIIRPAPFLETWTGIIGAHVDDRHQALVFGSGTNPIDFVRAAAVADAIAEAVSEHPRRNRELDVTPRLARTFTEIAEEAVARASTPARIRHVPLGMLRLLSHAAKPFSPSFARQAHAAVVMNTTDMTVSDRCAPSTAGKILG; from the coding sequence ATGACCCTCGTGATCGGGGCGAGTGGAACCCTCGGACGCATACTCGTCCCCGAGCTGCTGGCACGCGGCGAGCAGGTCCGGGTCCTGACGCGTGATCGATCGCGCATCGCCGAAGACAGGGTCGAGGTCGTCGTCGGTGACGTCCGTGACATCGCTGCCGTCGAAGAGGCGATGCGCGGCTGCGAGGTCGTCGTTCTCGCCGCTCACGGCTTCGTCGGCCCGCGGGGGATCAGCCCGGAGACCATCGACCGGGATGCGAACATCGCCGCGATCGGGCGGGCGGCAGCCGCCGGCGTGCGCCACATCGTCCTGGTCTCGGCCTACGGGGCCGGCCCGCAGCATCCGATGAGCCTGCACCGGGCCAAGTTCGCCGCAGAGAGGGCACTCTCGGCGAGCGCAGTCTCCTGGACGATCATCCGTCCGGCACCGTTCCTCGAGACGTGGACCGGAATCATCGGCGCCCATGTCGACGACCGCCACCAGGCGCTCGTGTTCGGGTCCGGAACCAATCCCATCGACTTCGTGCGAGCGGCCGCGGTCGCCGACGCGATCGCCGAAGCCGTCTCCGAGCATCCGCGTCGCAACCGGGAGCTCGATGTCACGCCCCGGCTCGCCCGCACCTTCACCGAGATCGCCGAGGAGGCGGTCGCGCGTGCCTCGACTCCTGCGCGCATCCGCCACGTCCCGCTCGGCATGCTGCGGCTTCTCTCGCACGCAGCGAAGCCGTTCTCACCGTCGTTCGCGCGTCAGGCGCATGCCGCCGTGGTCATGAATACGACCGACATGACCGTGTCCGACCGTTGCGCTCCATCGACAGCGGGGAAGATACTGGGCTGA
- a CDS encoding nuclear transport factor 2 family protein: MRGSTDPTAVIARLVSATNAHDLDALTACFADDYVNATPVHPAQGFTGSAQVGRNWGQLFAAIPDLRANLLATAVDDRTVWSEWELGGTRRDGSTHLMRGVIVFTIGDDVITEARFYLEPVSVADVGIDETIARVTHASGSGARP, encoded by the coding sequence ATGAGAGGTTCGACTGATCCGACTGCCGTCATAGCGCGACTCGTGTCCGCGACGAACGCACATGACCTCGACGCTCTGACCGCATGTTTCGCCGACGACTACGTGAACGCGACGCCGGTCCATCCGGCCCAGGGTTTCACCGGCTCCGCCCAGGTCGGGCGCAATTGGGGGCAGCTGTTCGCCGCCATACCCGACCTGCGGGCGAACCTGCTCGCGACGGCCGTCGACGACCGGACCGTGTGGAGCGAGTGGGAGCTCGGGGGCACACGGCGCGACGGGTCGACCCATCTGATGCGGGGCGTGATCGTCTTCACGATTGGAGACGACGTCATCACTGAAGCGCGCTTCTACCTCGAACCCGTCTCCGTCGCCGACGTCGGCATCGACGAGACCATCGCACGCGTGACGCACGCCAGCGGTTCGGGTGCGCGGCCATGA
- a CDS encoding MFS transporter has protein sequence MKKWSVVIILGAAQFVMVLDGTVMNVSISTVVADLNTTVSAMQAAITFYTLTMASVMLLGAKLGDLWGRRRAFVIGSIVYAIGSLTTALAPNIVVLFLGWSIIEGLGAVLVIPAIAALVADNYTGPSRITAFAIIGAVSGAAVAAGPLIGGFVTTYFSWRYVFVAEVVIMAVVVLFARVIADKAGRRSERIDVWSVLLSAAGLVFVVLGMLQSKTWGWITPLASPEINGVPIQPLGISLSAWLILLGAILLWAFIARQRRLVATGRPPLVHVSLFDIRQLRSGLGVLGAQYAVTAGLFFMVPVYLQMTLGLDALQTGIRIFPLSISLILFSIVGTRLSRIWSPRRIVRVGQWILVGSAILLLGAVSPDLQSFLFGLGMFLAGAALGLLASQLGAVNMSSVTEKETSEVGGLQGVFQNLGSSLGTALIGSILIGALTTSFSAGVAASTLPSDVKATVATETEGGVAIVPAATVTEIGKENGLSADQSKQLAAVYTDAQLSSLETAFFGLIAITLGSLLLSKGIPTEVAGRKWDEAKTG, from the coding sequence ATGAAGAAGTGGTCCGTCGTCATCATCCTCGGCGCAGCCCAGTTCGTCATGGTGCTCGACGGCACTGTCATGAACGTGTCGATCTCTACGGTCGTGGCCGACCTCAACACGACGGTCTCGGCGATGCAGGCCGCCATCACCTTCTACACGCTGACGATGGCGTCGGTCATGCTGCTGGGGGCGAAGCTGGGCGACCTGTGGGGTCGGCGCCGCGCGTTCGTGATCGGATCGATCGTCTACGCGATCGGGTCGCTGACCACGGCTCTCGCGCCGAACATCGTGGTGCTGTTCCTCGGCTGGTCGATCATCGAGGGTCTCGGCGCGGTGCTGGTCATCCCCGCGATCGCCGCCCTCGTCGCCGACAACTACACCGGCCCGAGCAGGATCACGGCCTTCGCGATCATCGGCGCGGTCTCGGGGGCCGCGGTCGCCGCAGGACCGCTGATCGGCGGCTTCGTCACCACGTATTTCAGCTGGCGCTACGTCTTCGTCGCCGAAGTGGTCATCATGGCGGTGGTCGTCCTGTTCGCGCGGGTCATCGCGGACAAGGCCGGGCGACGCTCCGAGCGCATCGACGTCTGGAGCGTGCTGCTCTCGGCGGCGGGCCTCGTCTTCGTGGTGCTCGGGATGCTGCAGAGCAAGACCTGGGGCTGGATCACCCCGCTTGCGTCCCCGGAGATCAACGGCGTGCCGATCCAGCCGCTCGGAATCTCGCTCTCAGCGTGGCTGATCCTCCTCGGGGCCATCCTGCTCTGGGCGTTCATCGCGCGGCAGCGACGTCTGGTCGCCACGGGGCGGCCTCCGCTGGTGCACGTCAGCCTCTTCGACATCCGCCAGCTGCGCAGCGGGTTGGGCGTCCTGGGCGCGCAGTACGCAGTGACCGCCGGCCTGTTCTTCATGGTGCCGGTCTACCTTCAGATGACACTGGGGCTGGATGCGCTGCAGACCGGCATCCGGATCTTCCCGCTCTCGATCTCCCTCATCCTGTTCTCGATCGTGGGCACCCGGCTCTCGCGCATCTGGTCTCCCCGGCGCATCGTGCGGGTCGGGCAGTGGATCCTGGTCGGCAGCGCGATCCTTCTGCTCGGCGCGGTCTCCCCGGACCTGCAGTCGTTCCTGTTCGGGCTCGGGATGTTCCTCGCCGGGGCCGCGCTCGGCCTGCTCGCATCGCAGCTCGGCGCGGTGAACATGTCGAGTGTGACCGAGAAGGAGACGAGCGAGGTCGGCGGCCTTCAGGGAGTGTTCCAGAACCTCGGCTCCTCGCTCGGTACGGCGCTGATCGGTTCCATACTCATCGGGGCCCTCACAACCTCGTTCTCGGCAGGGGTCGCAGCCAGCACGCTGCCCAGCGACGTCAAGGCGACCGTCGCCACAGAGACCGAGGGCGGAGTCGCCATCGTCCCGGCCGCGACCGTCACCGAGATCGGCAAAGAGAACGGTCTCAGCGCAGACCAGTCCAAGCAGCTGGCAGCCGTCTACACCGATGCCCAGCTGTCGTCACTCGAAACGGCGTTCTTCGGCCTGATCGCGATCACGCTCGGCTCCCTGCTGCTCTCGAAGGGCATCCCGACCGAGGTCGCCGGACGCAAATGGGACGAGGCGAAGACCGGGTGA